From a region of the Bradyrhizobium sp. KBS0727 genome:
- a CDS encoding caspase family protein — protein MRAIAAVVFAIWSTWLFTEPAFAEKRVALVIGNSAYRNVAKLSNPANDAAAVATMFKSAGFDTVESKLNLTVGELRKALRDFGNRSRDADVAVVYYAGHGIELDGTNYLIPVDATLETDTDVLDETLPLDRVLVAIEPAKQLRLVILDACRDNPFAKNMKRTIASRAIGRGLAKVEPSSPNTMIAFAAKAGSTASDGDSKNSPFATALVNHLAKPGLDLRKAFGFVRDDVLKATNNAQEPFVYGSLGGDDVTLVPAAPVPAAAAPTDNDATMQRNYEFALQVGTKPVWDAFIEKYPSGFFTALAKAHRDKLSAEAVRIEATNNARAAQEEQTRLAIEGAKAAEQTKAAEQARATEEARVAAELAKQAQEAKVAEAERLKAAALAKAAENEAERIRAAEEKKAAAETKDAAEERAKEEKLAALAPSAEKPDHAPAADLPRSLQSELKRVGCNAGPVDGNWNTAAQHALELFNKHAGMKLDVKTANADALDAVRGKSVRVCPLICETGYRSGGDKCVKITCRSGYELNDDGTCDKIVVRKPVAKQDTPTAQPERSQQGKTREELIKQFNNSPTCSNYRASCDRSIANSHCAKTYAECMRTGRWSSQYSNFEGLAKR, from the coding sequence ATGCGCGCCATCGCGGCCGTTGTCTTTGCGATCTGGTCGACTTGGCTTTTCACTGAGCCTGCGTTTGCCGAGAAGCGCGTTGCGCTGGTGATCGGCAATTCTGCCTATCGGAACGTGGCCAAGCTTAGTAATCCCGCGAACGATGCAGCTGCGGTTGCCACGATGTTCAAGTCGGCAGGCTTCGACACGGTCGAGTCCAAGCTCAACCTAACCGTGGGCGAATTACGCAAGGCACTGCGCGACTTCGGCAACAGAAGCCGGGACGCGGATGTCGCCGTTGTCTACTACGCCGGGCACGGCATCGAGCTTGATGGCACGAATTATCTCATTCCGGTCGATGCCACGCTCGAGACGGATACAGACGTCCTGGACGAGACGCTGCCGTTGGACCGCGTTCTGGTAGCGATTGAACCGGCCAAGCAATTGCGGCTTGTTATCCTCGATGCTTGCCGGGACAACCCGTTCGCTAAAAACATGAAGCGAACGATTGCGTCGCGCGCGATTGGACGCGGTCTCGCCAAGGTTGAGCCTTCCAGCCCCAACACGATGATTGCGTTTGCCGCGAAGGCGGGTTCGACGGCGTCGGATGGCGACAGCAAGAACAGTCCTTTCGCTACGGCGCTGGTTAATCACCTTGCCAAGCCCGGTCTTGATCTTCGCAAGGCCTTTGGCTTTGTTCGCGACGACGTATTGAAGGCGACGAACAATGCACAGGAGCCTTTCGTTTATGGGTCGTTAGGAGGTGATGACGTAACGCTCGTGCCCGCCGCGCCGGTGCCCGCAGCAGCCGCACCGACCGATAACGATGCCACGATGCAGCGGAATTACGAATTCGCGCTTCAAGTCGGCACGAAGCCGGTTTGGGACGCCTTCATTGAAAAATATCCGTCTGGCTTTTTCACCGCCCTTGCCAAAGCCCATCGAGACAAGCTGTCAGCTGAAGCGGTTCGGATTGAGGCCACTAACAACGCAAGGGCAGCGCAGGAAGAACAGACCCGCCTAGCCATTGAGGGTGCCAAGGCTGCCGAACAGACGAAGGCCGCCGAACAGGCGAGAGCGACCGAAGAGGCCCGTGTCGCAGCAGAGTTGGCCAAGCAAGCCCAGGAGGCGAAGGTCGCAGAAGCCGAACGATTAAAGGCTGCAGCGTTAGCCAAGGCCGCAGAGAATGAAGCGGAGCGCATCAGGGCTGCCGAAGAAAAAAAGGCTGCAGCAGAAACCAAGGATGCGGCTGAAGAGAGAGCCAAGGAAGAGAAGTTGGCCGCTCTAGCACCATCGGCCGAAAAGCCGGACCATGCACCAGCTGCGGATCTACCTCGCTCGCTGCAATCGGAGTTGAAGCGCGTCGGATGCAACGCCGGGCCGGTTGACGGGAACTGGAACACGGCGGCGCAACACGCCCTCGAGCTATTCAACAAGCATGCGGGCATGAAACTCGACGTGAAGACGGCCAATGCGGACGCGCTGGATGCAGTAAGAGGCAAGTCGGTGCGCGTTTGTCCCTTGATCTGCGAGACCGGCTACCGGTCCGGCGGCGACAAGTGCGTGAAGATCACTTGTCGCTCCGGTTACGAGTTGAACGACGACGGGACCTGCGACAAGATCGTGGTCAGGAAACCCGTGGCTAAGCAGGACACGCCGACGGCTCAGCCAGAGCGTTCTCAGCAGGGCAAAACCCGCGAAGAGCTGATCAAACAATTTAACAATTCGCCGACCTGCTCGAATTATCGAGCTTCTTGCGATAGGAGCATAGCCAACAGCCACTGCGCCAAGACGTACGCCGAATGCATGCGCACTGGGCGATGGAGCAGCCAATACAGTAACTTTGAGGGTCTTGCCAAGCGGTAG
- a CDS encoding ABC transporter substrate-binding protein, with protein MNRRTFLASSAVIAFSAGYRCAHAAAKVFRIGWLTAQREPSLTPFLEAFRGGLREFGYRENDNLEIDYRYGDDNLLRVAPLAAELARKPVDLLVVQGAAVPLVYELKLTTPTVFVFSGDPVVAGFADSLAHPRDNMTGLTFMAAELNAKRLEILRDTIPGLQRVAIIANPEHPGSQIERTYSEETARKLGLTTEFFGTATEGQLASAFAAMDPNPPQAISLFADGFAIQYRQRIIDYGMKHRAPVISGWPVFARSGAICSYGPKLSESYRRLAYYVDRVLKGTPVSELPIERPTKFETVVNLKTAKVLGLTMPDSIIASADELIE; from the coding sequence ATGAACCGCCGCACATTTCTGGCTTCGAGTGCTGTTATCGCGTTCTCAGCGGGCTATCGCTGCGCACACGCTGCGGCCAAGGTCTTTCGCATCGGATGGCTCACCGCTCAGCGAGAACCGAGCCTTACTCCGTTTCTTGAGGCGTTTCGAGGTGGCCTTCGCGAATTTGGGTATCGTGAGAACGACAACCTTGAAATCGACTATCGCTATGGCGACGACAATCTGTTGCGCGTAGCCCCACTAGCGGCCGAATTAGCTCGCAAACCGGTTGATCTGTTGGTTGTCCAAGGCGCTGCGGTCCCCTTGGTATACGAACTGAAGCTAACCACACCCACCGTGTTCGTTTTTAGTGGGGATCCCGTCGTTGCTGGCTTCGCCGACAGCCTTGCGCATCCCCGTGACAACATGACGGGTCTAACGTTTATGGCGGCTGAACTGAATGCCAAACGGTTGGAAATATTGCGGGATACTATTCCAGGTTTGCAGCGCGTTGCCATCATCGCCAACCCCGAACACCCCGGTTCGCAGATCGAGCGGACCTACTCAGAGGAGACAGCCCGGAAACTTGGCCTGACAACGGAATTTTTTGGAACCGCGACCGAGGGACAACTAGCCTCCGCATTCGCCGCCATGGACCCGAACCCTCCGCAAGCGATTTCGCTTTTTGCCGACGGTTTTGCCATTCAGTATCGGCAGCGGATCATTGACTACGGAATGAAACATCGTGCCCCAGTAATTTCCGGTTGGCCGGTATTCGCAAGAAGTGGCGCCATCTGTAGTTATGGACCTAAGCTCTCCGAGTCGTATCGTCGTTTGGCTTACTATGTAGATCGCGTGCTCAAAGGGACTCCGGTATCGGAATTGCCGATTGAACGGCCAACAAAATTCGAGACTGTAGTAAATCTGAAGACCGCCAAGGTCCTTGGTTTGACCATGCCCGATTCAATTATCGCATCCGCCGACGAGTTGATTGAATGA
- a CDS encoding tripartite tricarboxylate transporter substrate binding protein: MQRREFIGLVGGAAAWPVVARAQSFPARPVRIIVPFAPAGGTDILARLLGQWLSERIGQPFIIENRPGANTNVGTEAVVKADPDGYTLLLVDPSPATNVTLYENLNFNFIRDIAPVTGLIRQPLVMVVNSSFPAKTVPEFIALAKVNPDKINMASAGLGNVTQLAGELFKTMTGVNMTNVPYRGSGPALTDLLAGQVQVMFSSMPASIEYIKAGSLRALAVTTAMRSEALPDIPTVSEYVPGYEASSWYGVGVPKNTPVEIIEKLNKEINAALADPKMVVRLAVIGGGIVFQGSPADYGKLISDETVKWAKVIKAANIKIE; this comes from the coding sequence ATGCAGCGGCGAGAATTTATTGGCCTCGTGGGAGGTGCGGCGGCGTGGCCGGTCGTGGCGCGGGCGCAGAGCTTTCCTGCTCGCCCGGTGAGAATCATCGTTCCTTTCGCGCCGGCTGGCGGAACAGACATTCTCGCTCGCCTATTGGGTCAATGGCTCTCGGAGCGCATCGGTCAACCGTTCATTATTGAGAACCGGCCTGGAGCCAACACCAATGTAGGCACCGAGGCGGTCGTAAAGGCCGATCCTGACGGGTATACGCTTCTGCTCGTAGATCCTTCTCCCGCGACCAATGTGACTTTATACGAAAATCTCAATTTTAATTTCATCCGCGACATTGCCCCGGTGACGGGCCTTATTCGTCAGCCTCTCGTGATGGTGGTAAATTCGTCATTTCCGGCCAAGACGGTCCCAGAGTTCATTGCCTTGGCCAAAGTTAATCCAGACAAGATCAATATGGCGTCTGCCGGCCTCGGAAACGTGACACAACTGGCCGGTGAATTGTTCAAGACTATGACCGGCGTCAACATGACTAACGTGCCTTATCGCGGCTCGGGCCCCGCGCTGACTGACCTGCTCGCTGGTCAGGTGCAGGTGATGTTTAGCAGCATGCCGGCATCGATCGAATACATCAAGGCCGGCAGCTTACGAGCATTGGCGGTAACGACCGCGATGCGCTCGGAAGCATTACCTGACATCCCGACCGTGAGCGAATACGTGCCGGGCTATGAGGCAAGCTCCTGGTATGGTGTTGGCGTGCCCAAGAATACACCCGTGGAAATAATCGAAAAGCTAAACAAAGAGATCAACGCCGCACTCGCCGATCCCAAGATGGTGGTACGGCTTGCTGTTATCGGCGGAGGCATAGTGTTTCAAGGCTCACCCGCTGACTACGGCAAGCTTATCTCGGACGAGACGGTGAAGTGGGCCAAGGTCATAAAGGCGGCTAACATCAAGATCGAGTAA
- a CDS encoding ABC transporter substrate-binding protein: protein MRRRDFIALTGGAAAAWPLSALAQTAKVYRVGTLTPGPPVSATADRGAVLFDGLAKRGYLLGQNLIHEARGASGKLELVPKLMQELKAASVDVVVTLGYPAAAAAKASGVPTVLASGSGDPVKTGLVESLARPGGNVTGIADDASILSTKRLSLLATLLPRLRRVAMLWNKDDLGMSMRYETSANAAQGVGITVQPLGVREPDDFNEAFAAMTRDPPDAILMVSDSLTVLNRKRVIDYAAEHRLPAIFEADSIVRDGGLMSYGADTRESFDRAAAMVDLILKGAKPADLPVEQPTRYQFVINIKAAKSIGLEIPATLTALADEVIE, encoded by the coding sequence ATGCGACGTCGAGACTTCATCGCGCTTACTGGTGGAGCGGCTGCGGCTTGGCCGTTGAGCGCGCTTGCCCAGACCGCGAAGGTTTATCGCGTTGGCACGCTCACTCCCGGCCCCCCGGTCTCTGCTACGGCGGATCGCGGTGCGGTTCTCTTCGACGGGCTGGCGAAGCGTGGATATTTGCTTGGACAAAACTTGATCCACGAGGCACGAGGGGCGTCGGGCAAGCTTGAGCTGGTGCCGAAGCTAATGCAGGAGCTCAAGGCGGCGAGCGTGGACGTTGTGGTCACCCTCGGCTACCCAGCCGCTGCCGCAGCAAAGGCATCGGGCGTCCCAACCGTGTTGGCGTCTGGCTCCGGCGATCCGGTCAAGACCGGACTGGTCGAAAGTCTCGCGCGGCCGGGTGGCAACGTAACCGGAATAGCCGATGACGCATCAATACTATCCACCAAGCGGCTCTCGTTGCTGGCAACCTTGTTGCCGAGGCTTCGCCGGGTAGCGATGCTTTGGAACAAGGACGATCTGGGTATGTCGATGCGTTATGAGACTTCCGCGAACGCAGCCCAGGGTGTTGGAATTACTGTGCAGCCGCTTGGCGTGCGGGAACCCGACGATTTTAATGAAGCTTTCGCGGCGATGACCCGCGATCCGCCTGACGCTATCCTGATGGTTTCGGACTCGCTGACGGTGCTCAACCGAAAGCGCGTGATTGACTATGCCGCTGAGCATCGTCTGCCTGCAATCTTTGAGGCGGACTCCATCGTTCGCGATGGTGGTTTGATGTCCTATGGAGCCGACACGCGCGAATCCTTCGACCGTGCCGCAGCGATGGTCGATCTTATCCTCAAGGGCGCGAAGCCTGCCGACCTCCCGGTTGAGCAGCCGACACGCTACCAGTTCGTCATCAATATCAAGGCCGCGAAATCGATAGGACTGGAAATTCCAGCGACGCTGACGGCGCTCGCAGACGAAGTGATTGAATAG
- a CDS encoding transglycosylase SLT domain-containing protein, with protein MNTRRFAIVAAALCGTVVLAGWVVARLPGFASASIENSGAVPIEDRAASLAANARLADEPQAIAMANAIVANAAVASAEVATAAEPAAGTATDTTAASDKPETMVVAALPDPSQTLSADLPPVQKSVDPGHRDAAQLAPTTCGASGGASNSGPQDFRYLICYVWSELPPAEKPAAIVLRSFKDIPVGTPVEEIKRASDAFGLDFTFMKAVAKVESGFDPKQRTGSYIGLFQLSKYEFGKFGSGDILNPRDNAVAAAYKIITEGILFEWVTHRKPDLNDLYLIHQQGWEGAAEHLSQPNRIAWKSMCATSEGREKGEKWCRRAIWGNTLPAVKEAWKSVEKLTSEAFVGMWRERVAHFQSKYMGTAIADAERAHQ; from the coding sequence ATGAACACGCGGCGATTTGCGATAGTGGCGGCGGCGTTGTGCGGAACGGTCGTTCTCGCAGGCTGGGTCGTCGCCCGGCTTCCTGGCTTCGCTTCGGCCAGTATCGAGAACTCCGGCGCAGTGCCAATCGAGGACCGCGCAGCCTCTCTCGCCGCCAACGCCAGGCTCGCAGATGAACCGCAGGCAATCGCAATGGCCAACGCCATTGTCGCGAACGCCGCCGTCGCTAGCGCCGAAGTGGCGACGGCCGCCGAACCCGCGGCGGGGACGGCCACAGACACGACGGCGGCCTCGGATAAGCCGGAAACGATGGTCGTGGCCGCGTTGCCCGATCCGTCGCAGACGCTGTCGGCCGATTTACCGCCTGTGCAGAAATCCGTGGACCCGGGCCACCGTGATGCCGCGCAACTGGCGCCGACAACGTGCGGTGCATCGGGCGGTGCCTCCAACTCGGGGCCGCAGGATTTCCGGTATCTCATTTGTTATGTCTGGTCCGAACTGCCGCCTGCCGAGAAGCCGGCTGCGATCGTCTTGCGTTCGTTCAAGGACATCCCGGTCGGAACGCCGGTGGAAGAGATCAAGCGCGCGTCCGACGCTTTCGGTCTGGATTTCACTTTCATGAAGGCGGTGGCCAAGGTCGAGTCCGGTTTCGACCCCAAGCAACGCACCGGGTCGTATATCGGGCTGTTCCAGCTGAGCAAATACGAGTTCGGCAAATTCGGCTCCGGAGACATTCTCAATCCCCGCGATAATGCCGTTGCGGCAGCCTACAAGATCATTACTGAAGGCATTCTGTTCGAGTGGGTGACGCACAGGAAGCCGGACTTGAACGATCTCTACCTGATCCATCAGCAGGGCTGGGAAGGCGCCGCGGAGCACCTCAGCCAACCCAATCGCATCGCCTGGAAATCGATGTGCGCCACCAGCGAAGGCAGGGAGAAGGGCGAAAAATGGTGCAGGCGCGCGATCTGGGGCAATACGCTTCCGGCCGTCAAAGAGGCGTGGAAATCGGTGGAAAAGCTGACGTCGGAGGCGTTCGTCGGAATGTGGCGAGAGCGGGTTGCTCATTTCCAATCGAAATACATGGGCACCGCGATCGCCGACGCCGAACGGGCGCACCAGTAA
- a CDS encoding L,D-transpeptidase, with protein MQRAITTAVFAIFMIPAGIAHAQFLFGPQHTFWPSQYPPYKHKHHHRQTNSETAKSARPDPLPKGPLQIIISIVDQRVSLFDNGALIARSSVSTGMEGHPTPLGVFSVISKQRWHRSNIYSAAPMPYMQRITWSGIALHAGVVPGHPASHGCIRLKNDFAVRLWHLTKRGTRVIIAHGDVQPVEITNPHLFQPKAASGSSEFQTATVATKSIGTAAATQGSLVSNAETPEAASLQVPGSAPAASAPKKIVPISIFVSRKLSKLFVRQGFTPLFDVPVKIENPEEPLGTHVFTAMEFRNEGTAIRWTVVSIPDEFPRIEGATKGREAPVKHAALSVPSPDQANAVLNRIEIPQDTVERISKLLTPASSLIISDNGFSHETGKDTDFIVVTH; from the coding sequence ATGCAGCGCGCGATAACAACGGCTGTATTCGCCATTTTCATGATCCCTGCGGGGATCGCACACGCTCAATTTCTGTTTGGACCCCAACACACGTTCTGGCCAAGCCAATACCCTCCGTACAAACACAAGCACCACCACCGGCAGACAAACTCCGAAACGGCGAAGAGCGCTCGGCCCGATCCCCTTCCGAAGGGCCCGCTCCAGATCATCATCTCGATAGTAGACCAACGGGTCTCGCTTTTTGACAACGGCGCCCTGATCGCACGCTCTTCGGTGTCCACGGGAATGGAGGGGCATCCTACGCCCCTCGGCGTGTTCAGCGTCATCAGCAAACAACGATGGCACCGTTCAAATATTTATAGCGCCGCCCCCATGCCCTACATGCAACGCATCACCTGGTCAGGGATAGCGTTGCACGCCGGTGTCGTGCCTGGGCATCCGGCATCACACGGCTGCATCCGTTTGAAAAATGATTTTGCCGTTCGGCTCTGGCATCTCACGAAGCGCGGCACGCGCGTGATCATTGCGCACGGTGATGTCCAGCCGGTCGAGATAACCAATCCGCATCTTTTTCAACCGAAAGCCGCGTCCGGTTCGTCGGAATTCCAGACTGCCACCGTCGCAACCAAGAGCATCGGTACAGCCGCAGCAACGCAGGGATCACTGGTGTCAAACGCTGAGACTCCGGAAGCCGCCAGTCTCCAGGTGCCGGGCTCGGCTCCCGCTGCAAGCGCGCCCAAAAAGATCGTCCCGATCTCCATCTTCGTCAGTCGTAAGTTGAGCAAGCTGTTCGTGCGTCAGGGCTTCACGCCGTTGTTTGATGTCCCGGTCAAGATCGAAAATCCGGAGGAGCCGCTGGGAACGCACGTGTTTACCGCAATGGAATTCCGGAACGAGGGAACTGCTATTCGCTGGACCGTCGTGTCGATTCCGGACGAATTTCCTCGCATCGAGGGTGCCACGAAAGGGCGCGAAGCGCCCGTGAAGCATGCCGCCCTATCGGTACCGTCGCCCGATCAGGCAAACGCTGTCCTCAACCGCATCGAAATACCGCAGGATACGGTTGAGAGGATCTCTAAACTTCTGACGCCGGCCTCTTCATTGATTATTTCCGACAACGGATTTAGCCATGAGACGGGAAAAGACACGGATTTCATCGTGGTAACGCATTGA
- a CDS encoding adenylate/guanylate cyclase domain-containing protein — MQQIADWLEKLGLGQYALRFAENGIDLGVLAELTDQDFDRLGVLLGHRRKMLRVIAELNQAELVAEPALRHDAERRHLTVMFCDLVGSTALSARLDPEDMWEVIRSYRTACARVIATYDGIIARFVGDGILAYFGYPRAHEDDAERAVRAGLDIIAAIGLLETRGQEQVEVRIAIASGLVVVGDLISGGASEEQAMVGDTPNVAARLQSLAEPGAVVVAASTRALLGDLFTFRSLGRREVKGISEPIAVWAVEGGAASESRFEAVRTARSIGFVGRKAEIEFALSRQQLAWQGQGQVVLISGEAGIGKSRLVATLSENPALGAHRRVRYQCSPYHTNSALHPFIAQLERAAGIRSQDTPEEKLDKLEAMLALGTQQVAKATPLIAALLSIETGERYPPLGLNPVQQRRQTFAALLDQLEGLARQQPVLIVCEDMHWADATTLELFDLAVDRVRGLPILALMTCRPEFEPPWAGLPNVSLLRLDRLDRQDTRALVEQVTVGRRLPGEMMMQIIERTDGIPLFVEELTKMVLESGLLVEDAGRYRLDSPLPPLAIPATLQDSLMARLDRLAPVKEVAQIGAAIGRDFSYALLRCVAGRDDLTLSAALGQLEEAELLLRRGTPPESSYSFKHALVQEAAYESLLKSRRQLLHKQIGDVLRDRFPVIAEIEPEVLAYHFTEAGLSGIALEWWRKAGQQALKRSAYSEAIAHLGKAVAIADELPDEPGRIMNRLHLQIVYGRALRGSLGHSAPQTVAAWTRARQLAADINDPVELAPIHSGLFNACLTHGEIAPMRELADAIVSAANRRPESPVAAVVAHWTNGVTCWFGGDYLNAKMDLERALAIYGAEPNPETFRASTLDLPCVIMRFLALVLWPIGKIDRSHRLAAQAVSASGEKRALPQANALVHKAVFDGLCGGPLQQTETILALGLAREHTMPLYVAAGTYLNGLAKWRAGDREGGLAEMHRGWTLLHENDCYLCEPFWGKQVAIANAAAGQFETGLEILRELITWTEQSGQRWLDAELHRVQGELLLRRDPPNPSSAENAFNKALDIARSQQTKTFELRSAVGLSRLYIKDGRAAAVSAMLAPLLADFDAGRDIPEIEEAEKLLRHRH, encoded by the coding sequence ATGCAACAGATTGCGGACTGGCTCGAGAAGCTTGGGCTTGGACAATACGCGTTGCGTTTTGCCGAGAACGGGATCGACCTTGGTGTCCTTGCCGAACTGACGGACCAGGACTTCGACAGGCTCGGGGTCCTGCTCGGCCATCGACGTAAAATGCTGCGCGTGATCGCTGAACTCAATCAAGCAGAACTGGTTGCCGAGCCGGCTCTTCGGCATGATGCCGAGCGACGCCACCTCACTGTAATGTTCTGTGATCTTGTGGGCTCGACCGCGCTTTCGGCGCGCCTCGATCCCGAGGACATGTGGGAGGTGATCCGTTCCTATCGGACCGCGTGCGCTAGGGTCATTGCCACTTATGACGGCATTATCGCCAGGTTTGTGGGCGACGGAATACTCGCCTATTTCGGCTATCCCCGCGCACATGAGGATGACGCGGAGCGCGCAGTGCGAGCGGGGCTCGACATCATCGCCGCAATAGGGCTGCTCGAAACGCGCGGGCAAGAACAGGTTGAGGTGAGGATCGCCATCGCGAGCGGGCTTGTGGTGGTTGGCGACCTCATCAGCGGAGGCGCATCAGAGGAGCAGGCAATGGTCGGCGATACACCGAATGTCGCTGCCCGTCTCCAGAGCTTGGCGGAGCCGGGAGCGGTTGTCGTTGCTGCTTCGACGCGCGCCCTGCTTGGCGATTTATTCACTTTTCGCAGCCTCGGCCGCCGCGAGGTCAAGGGCATCTCCGAGCCCATCGCGGTCTGGGCGGTCGAAGGTGGAGCCGCATCGGAGAGCCGCTTCGAGGCGGTGCGAACCGCGCGCTCGATTGGCTTTGTCGGCCGCAAGGCAGAGATCGAATTCGCACTCTCGCGCCAGCAACTGGCGTGGCAGGGCCAGGGCCAAGTGGTGTTGATTTCTGGCGAGGCCGGGATCGGCAAATCGCGCCTTGTTGCAACGCTCTCCGAGAACCCTGCGTTGGGGGCCCACCGTCGGGTGCGCTATCAGTGCTCGCCCTACCACACCAACAGTGCGCTTCATCCCTTTATCGCTCAACTCGAGCGCGCTGCCGGCATCAGGTCACAGGACACGCCCGAGGAAAAGCTCGACAAGCTTGAGGCAATGCTTGCGCTTGGAACGCAGCAGGTGGCTAAAGCGACGCCGCTCATTGCCGCTCTCCTTTCGATCGAAACTGGCGAGCGCTATCCGCCGCTCGGCTTGAATCCAGTGCAGCAGCGGCGGCAGACATTCGCCGCCCTTCTCGATCAGCTTGAGGGTTTGGCACGGCAGCAACCAGTGCTGATCGTCTGTGAGGACATGCATTGGGCCGATGCCACGACGCTTGAGCTGTTCGATCTCGCGGTTGACCGGGTCAGGGGGCTGCCGATACTCGCGCTCATGACCTGTCGGCCCGAGTTCGAGCCGCCCTGGGCCGGTCTTCCCAACGTCAGCCTGCTGCGGCTCGATCGGCTTGACCGGCAGGACACGCGCGCTCTGGTCGAGCAGGTGACCGTCGGTCGACGGCTGCCAGGTGAAATGATGATGCAGATCATCGAGAGGACGGATGGTATCCCGCTATTCGTCGAGGAATTGACCAAGATGGTGCTGGAGTCCGGACTACTCGTAGAAGATGCCGGGCGCTATCGCCTCGATAGTCCGCTCCCGCCGCTCGCCATTCCCGCGACACTGCAGGACTCGCTTATGGCGCGGCTCGACCGGCTCGCGCCGGTCAAGGAGGTGGCACAGATTGGCGCTGCCATTGGCCGCGACTTCTCATACGCGCTGCTGCGTTGTGTGGCGGGGCGCGATGATCTGACGCTGAGCGCCGCGCTCGGGCAACTCGAGGAGGCCGAACTGCTATTGCGCCGCGGGACGCCGCCAGAATCAAGCTACAGCTTCAAGCATGCGCTCGTTCAGGAAGCCGCTTACGAGAGCCTGCTCAAGAGTCGCCGGCAACTGCTCCATAAGCAGATTGGCGATGTCCTGCGCGATAGGTTTCCGGTCATCGCCGAGATCGAGCCGGAAGTCCTAGCATACCACTTCACTGAAGCCGGGCTGAGCGGAATAGCCCTCGAGTGGTGGCGTAAGGCGGGTCAGCAGGCGCTGAAACGCTCGGCATATTCCGAGGCAATCGCACATCTCGGCAAGGCGGTTGCGATCGCCGATGAGCTGCCTGATGAGCCGGGCCGGATCATGAACCGGCTGCATCTTCAAATCGTATATGGCCGAGCGCTGCGGGGCAGCCTTGGACACAGCGCGCCCCAAACGGTGGCCGCGTGGACGCGCGCCCGACAGCTAGCGGCTGACATCAACGATCCGGTCGAACTCGCGCCGATCCATTCGGGGCTGTTCAATGCCTGCTTGACTCACGGCGAGATCGCGCCGATGCGGGAATTGGCGGATGCAATAGTGAGCGCCGCCAACCGACGACCGGAATCGCCGGTGGCTGCAGTCGTCGCACATTGGACAAACGGGGTGACCTGCTGGTTCGGTGGCGATTACTTGAACGCGAAAATGGATCTTGAGCGGGCACTCGCGATCTACGGTGCCGAGCCGAATCCCGAGACCTTCAGGGCATCGACGCTGGACCTGCCGTGCGTTATTATGAGGTTTCTCGCTCTGGTGCTTTGGCCGATTGGGAAGATTGATCGATCGCACCGGCTCGCCGCACAAGCGGTGAGCGCGTCAGGAGAAAAGCGAGCGCTCCCTCAAGCCAACGCGCTCGTTCATAAGGCTGTCTTCGACGGACTATGCGGAGGCCCGTTGCAACAAACGGAGACAATCCTTGCCTTGGGCCTCGCCCGCGAGCACACGATGCCCTTGTATGTGGCCGCCGGCACCTACCTAAACGGTCTGGCAAAGTGGCGTGCCGGCGACCGAGAGGGTGGACTTGCAGAAATGCACCGAGGCTGGACCTTGCTGCACGAAAATGACTGCTATCTTTGTGAGCCATTTTGGGGGAAGCAGGTTGCCATAGCGAATGCAGCGGCAGGGCAATTCGAGACTGGGCTGGAAATTTTGCGCGAGTTGATCACCTGGACGGAACAATCCGGCCAGCGTTGGCTGGATGCCGAACTGCATCGTGTCCAGGGTGAGCTCTTATTGCGTCGCGACCCGCCGAACCCTTCTAGCGCCGAAAATGCCTTCAATAAGGCCCTTGACATCGCCCGAAGCCAACAGACGAAGACCTTCGAATTGCGCAGCGCAGTCGGACTTTCGCGCCTTTACATCAAGGATGGTCGTGCGGCGGCCGTATCTGCGATGCTCGCGCCGCTCCTCGCAGATTTCGATGCAGGGCGAGATATCCCCGAAATCGAAGAAGCGGAGAAGTTGCTCAGGCATAGGCATTAG